CTAGACGACGTTTTGTGCGATACCTCTCACATATGTGGTCGCTATCGAGACAGAAACGTCCCGAAAAACACCTCGTCACAGTAGTACTGGCCACTTGCCGGTGTCCCAGATTGCTTACCCCGGGAGTAGCGACCCATGCAGAAGAGCCCGTCTTACCGTTGTCTCACCTCGGATCACGGTCTCCATTGCACTCTACCAGCGCATCCAACTCGCGTTCTCTCAAGCACAGGAGCATACCACCGCGCGCCGCCGATGTCTCCGCCTCACTCCTGACGAATCGTCTCGAACTCGCCGTCGATAATTTCGGTCGCGATCTCGTCGCCATCGAGTTCATCTGAAACGTGCTGTGGATACTTTCGCCGAAAGTACCCTACCGCGTTTCGGAGGTCGCGCCGGAGGAACTCCTCGGCGTTTTCGTGATCCGTCGGCACGGCCTGGGGCCAGTCGAAGATCGTGACGCCCCCTTCGTCCAAGAAGACGTTGTACTCGCTCATGTCGGCGTGGACGTAGCCGTGTTCGTACGCGCGTGCGATTTCGGAGACGAGCAGGTCGAGTACACCGAGTACCTGGTCGTCCTCGAGTTTCGTTCGCGAGAGCTCGACGCCGTCCATCTTCTCCATGACGATGGCGTGGCGGTTCTGGTCGATCGGCTGGGGAACCGCGACATCCGGGTACAGCTCTTCGAGAATCTCGTATTCGCGCTCGGCAGCCTTCCGGGCGGTGTACATCCAGGAGACATGCTCCTTGTCGGACGTGTAGTCGCGTTCTTTCTGGACTTCGCGGAAGTTCGTATACCCCTCGCGGTGGTACTTCAGCGCGAGCGGTTTGTACGATCGAACCTCGTAGACGTCGCTCTCCTTGCCGACGCCCAGTGGCGAGCCAAACTCCGAGATCGTCTCGCGTTCGACGAGCGCCCGAAGCGCGAGGATGTCGTAGCCCTCGAACTGCAGGGTGTACCCCTCGTACTGGATGGTTTTCTTCTCGACGAGCCCCCGTTTGAGACAGCGCTCGAGACGGTAGTCCACCTCCTCTTCGGTGAGACTCGAGAACTTTGGGAGCTTCTCGCGCTGGACCCACTCCGAGAAGCGCATCCCCTGTTCGACCCCCGAGAGGAGATAGAAATCCTGCTCCTCGAGCTCGGGCAACATTTCGGCGACGTTCCGCACCATATAGTCGGCGTAGCCGCCGTGTACGTAAAAACGTCGTGACACGGCACACCGCCGAGGTAAACTGGATAGAGCTATATCGAATGTGGACAGGTCTTCCGGATTCTGGCTGGGGCAAAACTCCCTACTCTCTCATACGAACCGAACCCATACCACTAACTCGACCGGCGGCAAGAAACAGGTATGACTGCGCTTGCCGACCGCGAGTGGCGACTCATCACCGACGAGGCCCGCGACGGCGCGACACAGATGGCACTCGAGGAGGTCGCCGCTCGGACGGCACTTGAAGAGGACGTTCGAACGGTTCGCGTGTATTCGTGGGAGCCGAGCACCCTGTCGCTCGGGTACCGACAGGAGGCCGACTCAGTGGACTGGGACTTTTGCGACCGCGAGGGAATCGACGTGACCCGTCGTCAGACGGGGGGTGGCGGGATCTATCACGACCGATACGCTGACATCTCCTACACGGTCGTCGCGCCGGCCGAGGAGGTGCCGGGCGATCTGATGGAGTGCTACGCGCTCTTTTGTGAGCCGATCCTCACAGCCTTCGAAGAGATGGGCGTCGACGCCGACTTCGCCGCCGCCGAGCAGTCGACGATCTACAAACCGTCGTGCTATCTGCGGGATATCAACCCGGCCCACGACGTGGTCGCGCCGGCGAGTTCGCCCACAGAGTCCCGGAAAATCAGCGGTAACGCCCAGTACCGCCAGCGCGATGTCGTCATCCAGCACGGCTCGCTCAGCTACGCCCGCGAACCCGACAAGCACGTCGGCGTCTTCGACGAGGTACTCGAGACGGACACCTTCACCGACCGGGTGACGAGCATTCGCGAGGAGTCCGGAATCGACCGCGAGGAAGCGGTCGACACCCTTGCGGCGGCGCTCGGTGACTGGTGTGACGCGACGCCGGGCGAGTGGCGAAACGAGGAGCTAACGGCCGCTCGGGAACTCGCAGACCAGAAGTATGGATCGGAGGCGTGGATCCGAGACCGGGAGGTTCTCGAGGCGCACGAGCAGTAACGCTTCAGGCGCTACCGACCGCTCGGCAGGTACCGAAAACGGACCGCTTTTGATCCGGCGGTCGTACCGCTCAGTATGCGACTGACCGGACCGATCGGGATCGGTGTTCGAGCCCTGCTCGGTGCCGGCATCACTGCCGTCACGTTGCTCGCGAGCGCGTACGTCATCACCGTCTTCGCTGCGGCTGTTCTCATCTTCGTCGCGATGCAACTCGGCCCACTCGAGTTCACGGAGACGGGATTTCTGTGGGCGCTCGCCATCGGCGCGATTCCGGTGCTGCCCTGTTTTGCGATCGTCATCGCACACGCAATCCGGCTGGAGCGCGTTGAACTTCTCGAGGGGACCGTTCCAGCCGCGGAGATCGACGCGAACGGTGGGCGAACGCTTGAGGCGTCGGCGACGCGACTGGCGACGCAGTTCGACATTGCAACACCCGAAGTTCGGGTGCGTTCGGACACGACGCCGCTGGCGTACACGACCGCCCGGCCGACCGACCCGGTGCTCGCTGTCCGCCGCCGTAGTTCACCAGTCATCGTCGTTTCGAAGGGACTCGTGCAGACGCTCTCGAGTGCCGAACTCGAGGCCGTGCTGGCTCACGAGTGTGCCCATCTGGCGAACGACGATCTCCAACTCATCTCGTGGCTGCTCGTTCCGCTGTTTGCCGCTGAGTTCCTGTATGAAGCCCACGAAGACGACGAAGACAGCGAAGACAACGAAGACAAACAGTGGCAACTCGACCCGCTCGGCTGGACGCTCACATCGCTCTCGCTCGTCGGCCTTGGTGTCTTCTCCCGCGGGCGCGAACTCGCGGCGGACCGCGCGGCTGTCGAAGCCACCGGCGATCCTGGCGCGCTCGCGTCGGCACTCGAGCGACTCGCGAATCGCCGTCACCGTCGCCGTCGCCGCCCATCGACGGACCTTCGTCACGCGCAGTCGACGAACGCGATCAACATCATGCCGACGCTGGGTGAGGGTGGCGACTTGGGTGGTCTGCGATCGACGCATCCACCGCTCGAGGTACGACTCAGGGAACTTCGATCGGTGGCCGCCGCGTAGTGATCGCCGGTCGGAACGTAGCGAGCGGACGGTCGGCTCGTAGTGAGCGAACGGTCTGATCGTCGAGGTAGCGAGCGAACGATCGGATTGGTCCGAAGTACCTATCACGAACCGGTACTGACGAGGATTCATGACCATGAAGGTCGGCGCACACGTTTCGATCTCCGGTTCGCGCGTCTCCTCCGACACCGAGACGCCGCCGTACGACGACGTTCGCAACGCAATCCCTCGCCAGCTCGCCTTCGGCGGCAACTGCGGACAGATCTTCACCACCTCGCCGCAGGTCTGGGCCCAGCCCGAGATCAGCGACGAGGCCGCCGCAGGCTTCCGCGAAGAAACCGACGCGGAACTCGAGGGACCGTGGGTTATCCACTCCTCGTACCTCGTCAACCTCTGTACTCCGAAGGACGACCTCCGCCGGAAGTCCAAAGAGAGCATGCAGGCCGAGCTCGACGCCGCCGACAAACTCGGCGTTCCGTACGTCAACGTCCACCTCGGCGCACACACCGGGGCCGGCGTCGAGGGCGGCCTCGACAATGCAGCGAGCCTGATCGACGAACTCGACGTTCCCGAGGGCGTCGAGATCCTGATCGAGTCCGACGCGGGCAGCGGGACCAAACTCGGCGGCGAGTTCTCCCACCTCGCGGGGATCATCGACCGCACCGAGACGGAGATCGGCATCTGTATCGACACTGCCCACACGCTCGTCGCAGGCAACGACCTCACGACGGCCGAAGCCGTCGACGAGACCATCGGCCGATTCGACGACGAGGTCGGACTCGAGTACCTGAAGTACATCCACCTGAACGACTCGAAGCACGACGTGGGCACGCACAAGGACGAACACGCCCACATCGGAGAGGGCTACATCGGCGAGGACGGTATGCAGGCGATCGTCAACCACCCAGACCTGCGCGAGTTGCCGTTTGCACTCGAGACGCCGACCGAGGACGGCCGTGGCTTCGCCTGGAACATCGAGAAGGTCAAAGAGCTGCGAGAGGCGGAAGTAAAAGCCTGAGCATTGCAACGGATACGAAGGTAGTGTGGCACTCGGGAGTCACAGCCAGCTTCACTCCGACGCCACCCCGAAAATCGATCCGTTTTACCCGATACGGTGGAAGATCGTTATTCGACGACTCTACCGAGGGTCTCCGGACGTGAAAGACGTCCCGTCAGGCGTCCAAGAAAGGCCTGTGTACGGCCATCCGTCGAAGTCGATCTCGTAGGGGAACGATATTTCGACGAATCCCTGTACGCCCTCGTCCTCGGGATCACCATCGTCGTTTTTCCAGTAGACCGCGTATTCGCCGCCAACACCAGGACTGTACTCGTCCTGCCCGTAATATCCCTCGTGCCACGATTGCGTCCAACTAAATCCGAAGCCGACGTCTCCGTATTCCCCCGACATCGAAAGAGTCACCGGCTGGCTGTTGTACGAGTGGATCGAATCCGGATTCCGGTCGTGGAATTCGAGATCCGCAGACGCACTGTCCGGATTACACTCGACGTGGCTCATGAGGTGGTCCACATACGGCCCCGAACAACCTAAGCCCGAGTCTTCGAGACGCTGGGCCGATGCGTACAACTCAATGACGTACCGGTAGTTCCCATCGCCATCGGTTGGCGGGTCGCCGGTTCCCTCATCTAACATCCACACGTAACAATGGTGGTCATACTCCACTGTCCCATCGGAGGCGAACGTACAGCCCAGTTCGCTCTGCCAATCATCTTCCCAGCCGGCAACGTACGTCAGATCTCCGTCCGGAGGGCTAGGGTTCGAAAGCGTGGCATCCGGAGCGATTGCACTTCGCGCTAGTGCTTGCTGCCTGTCAACCGTCGGTTCGTCTTTGTCTAAATCGATGGTTCGTTTCTGCTCACTCGGTCGATTGTTGTCCTCTCCGGATTTTTCGGTTCCACGTCCCGAACCCGCACTCGCGACTCCGGAGGCAACGCCAACGGTGCCAACACTGCTCAGTGCTGCCAGTACCGTTCGGCGCTGCCAGCTCGATGTCGAGTTGGACATCGTGAATTTAGTTTATTTCGATAGTATTAAACCTAGTTAATCATCACTATTCACACATTATAGATCCTGATATCTTAAATATAACTATCCATTAATAGAGTGTATGAATGTGATCGGCCGGATTTACCTTGGAACAATAGCATTCGCTGCAATTGTTATCGCATTTAGGGCCGCTTCCGAACTGGATATTGGGCCTACAGGGGGCTTCTTTATCGGGTGGACACTGATCGCGTTCGCCGTTCTGGTGCCAATGGTTATTCTCATCGATGTGCTTCGAAGTATCCGAGAGTGACGACCCTCTTTGGAAGACGATTCGTCCCAGAATACGTCCGCGTCCACCTGTCATCGCAAACCAACCGCGCCACGGCATCGAGGACGGCCTCGACAATATGGGGAGTTGCGAGAGGCGGAAGTAGCGGTCCGAGCACTGCGCAGGGGTGGAAGTGTGGCGCTCGGGGGTGTCTGTGGATTTCACCCGGGTTCCGTCCCGACACCACCCCAACCCTACCCGGAAAATCGACCCGCTTTTACCCGACACCCTTCTACAGGCGTCCGTGCGCGAGTTCTCCGAAGACTACCTTCACCGGACCCGCGAAGGCATGTGGGACGACTCCCGGGCGGCACTCGAGCCACTCGCACTCGAGTCCCGCGAGCGGATTCTCGACGTCGGCTGCGGGACCGGCGAACTGAGTCGCGTGCTCGCGGCGGAGTCGCCAGGCGAGGTCGTCGGCTGCGACGCCGATCCCGACCTGATTCGGGCTGCAGCGGCTCACGCGCCGGCGATCGCAACCGTTGCCGGGGACGCCCACCGCCTCCCGTTTCCCGACGACGCCTTTGACCTCGTCATCTGCCAGGCGCTGCTGATCAACCTGCCCGACCCGTCGGCTGCGCTCGACGAGTTCGCTCGCGTCTCGCGCGACCTCGTCGCAGCCGTCGAACCGGACAACGGCGCCGTCGAGGTGGACTCGAGTGTCGGTGCCGAGGACGCCCTCGAGCGGCGGGCTCGCGATGCCTACCTCGCCGGTGTCCAAACCGACGTTGCGCTCGGTGCTGACGCCCGTGAGGCGTTTGCAGCGGCGGATGCGGAGTTCGAGCTACTCGAGACGCGCCGGTACGATCACGTTCGGACCATCGAACCGCCCTACAGCGAGGGGGCAGTCGCTGCGGCGCGCCGGAAGGCGACGGGTGCGGGACTGGCCGACGACCGGGAGACGATGCTCGAGGGGACGCTGACGGCGGCGGAGTATGACGACCTGCGAAGCGAGTGGCGAGCGATGGGCCGTGACGTGATCGAACAGATGGAAGCGCGAGCGTATCGCCGGCGTGAGGCGGTTCCGTTTTTCGTTACCGTCGGTCGCGTTTGACGCGCTGTTTGACGGGTGGGCGC
The DNA window shown above is from Natrialba magadii ATCC 43099 and carries:
- a CDS encoding serine/threonine-protein kinase RIO2, translated to MVRNVAEMLPELEEQDFYLLSGVEQGMRFSEWVQREKLPKFSSLTEEEVDYRLERCLKRGLVEKKTIQYEGYTLQFEGYDILALRALVERETISEFGSPLGVGKESDVYEVRSYKPLALKYHREGYTNFREVQKERDYTSDKEHVSWMYTARKAAEREYEILEELYPDVAVPQPIDQNRHAIVMEKMDGVELSRTKLEDDQVLGVLDLLVSEIARAYEHGYVHADMSEYNVFLDEGGVTIFDWPQAVPTDHENAEEFLRRDLRNAVGYFRRKYPQHVSDELDGDEIATEIIDGEFETIRQE
- a CDS encoding lipoate--protein ligase family protein, which produces MTALADREWRLITDEARDGATQMALEEVAARTALEEDVRTVRVYSWEPSTLSLGYRQEADSVDWDFCDREGIDVTRRQTGGGGIYHDRYADISYTVVAPAEEVPGDLMECYALFCEPILTAFEEMGVDADFAAAEQSTIYKPSCYLRDINPAHDVVAPASSPTESRKISGNAQYRQRDVVIQHGSLSYAREPDKHVGVFDEVLETDTFTDRVTSIREESGIDREEAVDTLAAALGDWCDATPGEWRNEELTAARELADQKYGSEAWIRDREVLEAHEQ
- a CDS encoding M48 family metallopeptidase, whose product is MRLTGPIGIGVRALLGAGITAVTLLASAYVITVFAAAVLIFVAMQLGPLEFTETGFLWALAIGAIPVLPCFAIVIAHAIRLERVELLEGTVPAAEIDANGGRTLEASATRLATQFDIATPEVRVRSDTTPLAYTTARPTDPVLAVRRRSSPVIVVSKGLVQTLSSAELEAVLAHECAHLANDDLQLISWLLVPLFAAEFLYEAHEDDEDSEDNEDKQWQLDPLGWTLTSLSLVGLGVFSRGRELAADRAAVEATGDPGALASALERLANRRHRRRRRPSTDLRHAQSTNAINIMPTLGEGGDLGGLRSTHPPLEVRLRELRSVAAA
- a CDS encoding deoxyribonuclease IV, whose translation is MKVGAHVSISGSRVSSDTETPPYDDVRNAIPRQLAFGGNCGQIFTTSPQVWAQPEISDEAAAGFREETDAELEGPWVIHSSYLVNLCTPKDDLRRKSKESMQAELDAADKLGVPYVNVHLGAHTGAGVEGGLDNAASLIDELDVPEGVEILIESDAGSGTKLGGEFSHLAGIIDRTETEIGICIDTAHTLVAGNDLTTAEAVDETIGRFDDEVGLEYLKYIHLNDSKHDVGTHKDEHAHIGEGYIGEDGMQAIVNHPDLRELPFALETPTEDGRGFAWNIEKVKELREAEVKA
- a CDS encoding class I SAM-dependent methyltransferase — its product is MREFSEDYLHRTREGMWDDSRAALEPLALESRERILDVGCGTGELSRVLAAESPGEVVGCDADPDLIRAAAAHAPAIATVAGDAHRLPFPDDAFDLVICQALLINLPDPSAALDEFARVSRDLVAAVEPDNGAVEVDSSVGAEDALERRARDAYLAGVQTDVALGADAREAFAAADAEFELLETRRYDHVRTIEPPYSEGAVAAARRKATGAGLADDRETMLEGTLTAAEYDDLRSEWRAMGRDVIEQMEARAYRRREAVPFFVTVGRV